Within Phenylobacterium soli, the genomic segment AACCGCCGCCGATGCCGCCGTCGAAGACGACATCCGCGCCCATGTACTTCAGGGTCTGGAAGCCGGCCTGGGCCATCTCGTCGGAGGTGATCCGCTGGATGGCTTGCAGGCTCTGGAGGTAGAAGTTGTAGTAGTTCGTGTCCGCGATGATCAGGTCCGGCCGGTCGGTCTGACGCGAGCAGCTCTGATACAGCGCGTTCATGTACTTCTGGATGTTGGCCGACGAAGCCGCCGAGCCGCCATCCGTGGTCGCCTGGTACTTCTGGTTGCGCCAGAAGGTGTAGGTCGCGCGGTTGATGCCGCCGACCGTGCCCGTGGTCGGGGCGTCGGCCACCAGAAGCTGAAGACCGCCGATCTGCTTGCCCGAGGAAGCCGTCCCGTCCGAGTACATGTCCTGGGACAGGTTGTTTTCCATGGTCTTCTCGGCCACCTCGATACGGTTTTCGAGAAGGTCGAGAACGGCGTCCTCACCCGAGTTCTGGTATTGCTCCAGACCCGACATGGTGACGGCGACGGAAGCCTGCTTCCACGAGAACTCGGCCGCGCTCAGCACGTCGGAGGGGCTCGTGTTCAGGATCTCGTACCCGCTGTAGCGCTGGAAGGTCGAGTTCTCGGCGTAGCTCAGCTCGCGCACGATGGTGCGACCGCCGGAGACCGGCTTCACGCGACCGCGCTTGTTCAGGCGGTAGAGCAGAGCATTGTTCTTGCTCATGTTGTCCGCCACGACGCCGCTGCGGTTGCGCAGCGTGGTCGTGACGATTTCGTCAAGGCCGGGAGAGGCCATGTGTCACGCTCCTGCCTCTCGCGCGGAGAGGCCGTAGCGCGCGACTACGCCCTGGATTCTACGAGCCGCTTGGCCGCCAGGAGGTCTTCGCGCAGGTTTCCGGTAGAGCCCGGAGCCGGCGCGCTGGCGCCGGGTGTGGGGGCTCCGGTGACGGACCCTGCTGCCTTGGCCGCGGCTTGCGCCTTGGCCTTCTGCTGTTCTTCCTGCGCCTTCTTGGCCTGCGCTTCCTGAGTGGCCTTCGCCGCATTCTGGGTCTGAGCCTGAATGAGGATCTCGCGGGTCTCGGGGTGCGCCCACACGGCCATGTCGTAGGCGTCTTGGAGCGTCTGGGCCTGACCCGTTTCCAGATACTTCGCGACCATCGGACGGACGTTCTCGAAGTAGATGTTGGCGGGGTTGGCGGCGAACGCATCCACCTCGGCCTGCGCCTGGGCGAGCTTTTCAGCCTCGGAGTGCTGGGAGAACTGTTGCAGTTGCTGTTGCAGGGCCTGGACCTGCTGTTGGAGCGGGGTCAGAACGGCCGCAAATTCCGGCTGAGCGGTCGGGGCTTGCTGGCCCTCCGCGCCGGTCAACTGCGGCGACTGTCCGCCTCCGAACTGTCGCAGATCGACGCCATACGAGCGGGCCAGGTACTGGATGCCGCCCACGGGGTCGCGTTCGAGATAGTCCTGTGCAGCGCACAGGGTTTTCAGGAACGTGAACTCGTCAACCCCTTGAAGGTCGAGCTTGTCCTTACGAGGCGCCATGATCTCGTCATAGCGGTTGAGCCGTTCGCCTTTCCTGCCCCACTCGGCCTTGGCGTTCTGAACCGTGTCCTCAAGCTTGTGGAAGGCTTGCTGCACTTCCGGCTTGAGGTCGGCCCATTGCGCCTTCACGGCTGCGGGCAAGGACGGGGGAATGCGGATCGGCTCCTGGGGAGCTTCCGCAGCCTCCGGCTTTGCGGTCTCGGGTTCTTTCGGGGCCTCCGGCGTCGCGGCGGCTTCGGCCGCGCCTTCCGGGGCTTGCTGTTCCTTGGCCTTGAACCGGCCGTTCTCGTCGCGGTCGGGCGACGGCGGGGCTTCGGCCTCTACCTGGGCCGGGGTCTCTGCCGCCGGGGCTTCGGGGGTCTCGATCTCGGCCGGGACCTCCGGCGCATCGAGGCTTTCGCCCCGGAAGGCCGCCTGGAGTTGTTCGCGAAGCTTGCTCACCTAGCAGCCCTTCAGTTGTTGAAGCGTCTGACGGAGAGTTTCGCGGACTGGCGGCCTGGGGCTCGCGGCACGGGACACGCTGTCGTTGCCCAGCTCGTAGCAACCCCTGGCGCGAAGTTCCCGGCGGTAGGCGCTCTTGGAATCGTACATGCGGCCATCCGCCATCGAGCGGATCGGGTCCATGCTGTCCGAGATCACATAAAGGCCGGCATCATCGCCTCGATGCCCGAAGTGTCCGGCGCACGCCTCCGGCCACGCCTCGTTGAGGTCGTGGAACTCGTGACACACGCGGCAAAGACGGGATCGCGCCATGCTTTCAGTCTGCTCTCCTGCCGCTAGTGTGCAGGCGAGTGGAGACCGCTCAGCGAGGCGCTAGAAGGTTGGAGCCCGGCTGAGGAATTGAACCCCAATCTCGGCCGTACGAAGGGCGCGTTCTGCCGTTGAACTAGCCGGGCATTGGGGAAGCGGAGGGTGGTTCAGGCGCTAGGGTTCGAACCTAGACGGGCAGAGTCAAAGTCTGCTGGCCTACCAGTTAGCCGACGCCTGATCGTGGCGTGGTCTGCGTGAGAGGACTTGAACCTCTGACCCCCTGCTTCCAAGGCAGGTACTCTACCAAGCTGAGCTACACGCAGGCTCGCGCGCGCCCCGCTTGGGGACGCGTTATGTTCGGCGCTGTCGCGGTCGAAAGGTCATTGCGGAACAATAGCAGAAACAGCTTGAATCGCAATGTCTTTTCGCCTACGGTCCAGATATGACGCTTGCGCCCGCCATATCCCGATGGCCCCTCGCCCGAATGCGGCGAAGGATGACGCACGCCTAGCGTTGGAGCCCATCGCCGCGACTTCACATGGGTGAAGCATTGTGGCGATGCATCGGTCTCCAAAACCGCCGAGGGCAGTTCGATTCTGCCCACCCATGCCAATCACAGCACCGTAGCTCAGAGGTAGAGACGCCCGCTCATAACGGGCTGGTCGATGGTTCGAATCCATCCGGCGCGACCACGGCGACGTGTTGAAACCGGAAATCATGCGGTGTTCCGAACGCCGCGTTGGAGGTTCAAGTCCTCCCGTCGCTGCCATTTCCGGGGCGTAGTGTAACGGACAGCACAGCGATCTTCTAAATCGCAGAGAGCAGGTTCGAATCCTGCCGCCTCGGCCAATCCCTTAGAAGCTCACGCTCGGTGGCGTGATCATCGGCCCATTGGGCTGGAACGGCGTCTGCGCCTGCGGGGCGCCCATGCCCGGAAGGCCCTGCATCATCTTCTGGAAGCCGGTCATGGCGTTCTGTGGAGCGCCCATCAGGTTACGCCCCGCCTGCATGAATTGGTGGCCGATGAACGAGCCGTCCGGGTTCGCTTGGTGAAAGGCTTTCGCCTTGTCCATGAACGCCTTCATCGTCTGCGGATCGGGCGTGTCGAAGGTCGGCGTCGCGAACTGCGTCGATTGGTTCAGAGCCTGGGCAAGGTATTGCGACTGGTTCATCCGTCTCTCCTATCGAAGGGCCGCAAGCCACGCTTCGCCGTTGGTCGTCGCCCCGAAGGTCCAACTCACATTCCCCGCGGTCGGGTAGGAACTTGGCGGGTCGTAATCGGACAGGCGAAGGGAGCCGAAGACCGTTCCGGCGACCGACTCCCGCGTGTTCGTCACTGTCGGCCCCGTGGGGGCGCTTGAGCCCTGATGGAAGCAGCCGGCCAGAACCCCGCTCTCGCTTCCGTTCTTCACGAACCCGGAGACCGTTACGCCGGTGGCAGAAGCGGCCTTCGCCGTGGTTTGCAGGATGGCCGTGGTCGGGCCGCGATAGATCCCATAGGCGGTGATGCAGCCGCCGGCCGTGTTGACGCTTACGCTGCCGGTGGAAATGTCACCGGAGGTCAGGGCGCGGTAGTAGAGCGCGCCGTTGAACCCGTCCCACGGCGTCCGAGCCGGCATGGCCTGCGCCGTGTAGCCGGTGACGTCCACGCCCTGGTGGGTTTTCCAGATGACGCACAGGTCGCCCGCCTGGGCGCCGCTGTAGGACACCGAGAACGTGCCGTTGGAATACCCGCCGCCCCCGCCAACGAAGGTCGCCGCGCCCGCGCCGCCCTGCCCCCACAGCGAGGCAAGCTTGATCGCTATGCTCATGCGAACGACAAGCCGCCCACCGAGCCATAGACCGTCGTCCCGCCGTCGAAAGTCACGAAGCCGACCAGGTGGATTCCGTTCGGAAACGTCGGAGTGACGCCGCCCGGCCACTTGACCGCCGCCGGCCAGGTCGGGGTCGCGCTGGAGCTGACCGTCAGCAGGAGCAGAAGCCCCTGGCCCTTGCTCGACGTGATCCCGGTAAAGGTGAAGGTCGTCCCCGCCGAGATGGATTTGGTCTGATACTCGGCCACAGACCAATCAATGGACGTCGCCGCGATGGCCTGGACGTTCTGGGCCACCGAGCCCGAGAAGGTCATGCCGCCTGTGATCGTCGGAGCGCTGGACGCCGCAGCCCCGAGGTTGGTGCGCGCCGTCGTGGCGTTGGAGACCTCGGAGAAGTTGTTGGCCACCTGGAAGACGGCGCCCGAGCCCAGCAGGGCCGCAGACCCAAGTCCGAGGTTGGCCCTAGCCGACGACGCGGAGTTCAGATCCGATAGGTTGTTGGTGACGGTGAGGTAGGACGAGCCCAGCGCCGTGATGACGAGGTTCTTGAACGTCAGGAAGGTCAGCTTCTTGAGCGGGCCGCCGGTCGGATAGATGGCCAACAGGTCGGCGTCGGACGCCGTTGTCGTGCTCGTGAGCTGGGAATAGTCCTTGTCCGCCATGGGCCGAGTGTGGCCCGGACGGTAGGGCTCTCAGCGGCGCGCTAGGGCGAGTTCTTGATGATCGCGTAGTTATAAGTGCTCGTATCTCCCGCCGTCCCCGCGACAGTGAAACCGGTCGCGGCCGTGATGGTCTTGATCGCCGGAACCGCCCCGACCGTGCCGCCGACCGTGTTCAGCGAAATGATGATCGCGTCGGAGATGGCCACCGACGTATTGCTGACGGTGACTGGCGTCGCTCCGTTCAGCACGAAGGTTCCCACCGGGCCGTTGGCGCCCTGCTTAAGGGTTCGAAGCCCCGTCACCGTGGTTTTCTTGGTCGTCCCGCCCTGGACAACAGGA encodes:
- a CDS encoding phage major capsid protein; amino-acid sequence: MASPGLDEIVTTTLRNRSGVVADNMSKNNALLYRLNKRGRVKPVSGGRTIVRELSYAENSTFQRYSGYEILNTSPSDVLSAAEFSWKQASVAVTMSGLEQYQNSGEDAVLDLLENRIEVAEKTMENNLSQDMYSDGTASSGKQIGGLQLLVADAPTTGTVGGINRATYTFWRNQKYQATTDGGSAASSANIQKYMNALYQSCSRQTDRPDLIIADTNYYNFYLQSLQAIQRITSDEMAQAGFQTLKYMGADVVFDGGIGGGCPTNHMYMLNTSYVFWQPHRDRNMVPLDQVNSINQDAMVKLIIWMGNMTLSNAELQGVLFQT
- a CDS encoding 2-C-methyl-D-erythritol 4-phosphate cytidylyltransferase — its product is MTKISALSSASTLDGTESVPVVQGGTTKKTTVTGLRTLKQGANGPVGTFVLNGATPVTVSNTSVAISDAIIISLNTVGGTVGAVPAIKTITAATGFTVAGTAGDTSTYNYAIIKNSP